AGATATCCCTCTTTAGCCTTTGATTTTCCAATCCCAACTCCATCAAGTCCACCATTTCCTATTGCAATTAGGGCTTGTTTTACCTGATAATTCATTTCAACATTATCGTTAAGTCCAAGAAACGAAATTATTCTGTTCATTCTATAACTTTCCATTGTCATTGCGTACAATGAAACAGGTATCAGTACAGCAAGAATTATAAGATTATGTTTAAATCTATTCCCTGCAATATATGTCATCATAATGAGAATCATTGTAATAAGGGCGGCAGCTGAAAACGCTGGTTGTTTGAGTATTAGTATCGCAAAAAGAAGTGCAATTGAGTAGTAAAAAACTATACCCACTTTAAACTCTTTCAATCTTGCCCTATTCTTTGCCAGTGAATAAGCAAAAAATAAAATAAGAATAAGTCTCGAAAATTCACTAGGTTGAATTCCAGCCACCCACCTATTTGCACCTTTTACAGTGTTTCCAGTCATTCCAAAAGCAATCAAAGACAAAAGTATTAAAATTGAAAATAGTAGTGTATAAATTAGATATTTATTTTTCAAAAACCTATAAGGGAAAAATGAGGTAATTGTGAAAGCTGAAAAACCAACTAGTAAATTTCTAATTTGTGATATCCTGAAAGAATTTACTTCATTTTGTATTGGAACCATATAGGTTGTAGCTCCAAAAACCATTATTGTACCAAATGCTGTTAGAATAATTATAGTAATTATCAATATATAATCTATTCCTTTATACAACTATTTCTCCTGCAAATTCAGATATAAGAGTTTCCAACTCCATAGATCTAGAAGCTTTAACAAGTAGATGTTCAGAATTTTTTATCACAAAATCCACCTTTACCTTAGCTTCTAATTTTGACCTAAACCAGAATGTAGATTCTCTGTGTCTTTCGTGTAATGCTCTCATTTCATCGCCAATAAGAATTATTGTATCAAAATTACTCAATTTTAGGTCATCAAACAGAGTCTCATGTAACCGCTTACTTTCCATGCCAAGTTCTTTCATATCTCCAATAATCAAAGATTTACTACCTTTGATTTTAGAAAAACCATCTAATGATGCTTTCATGGAACTTGGATTCGCGTTGTAACAATCAAGTATTATATCACAATTTAATATTTTAATTTTTCTTAGTCTGTTGCCTTCAGAACTAAACTCTTTTAAACCCATAGCAATGATCTCATCATCAACACCCAGATATTTACAAACTGAATAAGCCGCTCTAGCGTTTAATGAGCTTGTAATCCCGATAGAGTTTAAATTGAAAATAGAATCATTGATTTCCAAAATTGCATATCCATTTTCATCAATTTCAGCATTTTGAAAGATAAAATCACATTTGGGAGTAGTTCCATAATTTATTGTCTTGCCATACTTAGTGATAAGCTTAGCCAGTAATTCATCTCCACGATTGATAAAAACAGTACCATTATTATTGGAACAATTTCTGAAAATCTCAAGCTTTTCATCAAGAACACCAAAACGATTGACCAGCTTTTCAAGATGAGAATCACCAATGTTTGTAATCAAAGCAATATCAGGATTTAAAATATCAGATAAATATTTGATCTCACCAGGTGAGTTAGTACCAATTTCAATAACAGCATATTCACAATCTAGTGGAGTATTCAAAAGTGTAAGAGGAAGCCCTTGATAATTATTTAGATTTCCCAATGTTTTAGACACTTTATACTTTTTTGAAAGAACGGAGAAAATCATCTCTTTTGTTGTTGTTTTACCATTCGAACCGGTGATGCCAATTACTGTACCCTTGATAAATTTTCTGTATGCTTGAGCTATCTTTCCCATCGCAGCAATCACATTATCTGTACGTATGTGAGGAAGGGAACTTTCCGGAAAATCATTTTCAACAACTGCTAGGACAGCACCATTTCTAATTGCTGATTCAACAAATTGATGACCATCAAAATTTCTGCCTCTCAAGGCAAAATAGATAGATCCTTTTGACACTTTTCTAGAGTCAATAGCAGCACCACTAATAATTTCATTTCCGCATAGGTTTGAAAATTGTAGATTTTCAATATTTCTTAGATCTTCTACTTTAAACATAGTTCTTCCACAATTTCCTTATCTGAAAAAGGATATTTCACACCTTTAATCTCCTGATAATTTTCATGACCCTTTCCTGCGATCACTATCAGATCGTCAGGACGAGCTAGTTTTATAGCAAGTTGAATCGCTTTTTTTCTGTCAGACTCTCTAATAGTCTCGAAATTATTTGATATTCCAGTAAATATCTCATCAATAATCTCTTCAGGGTTTTCGTTTCGAGGATTATCTGATGTAATGATAGTAATATCAGAATTTTCAGAAGCTATTTTTCCCATTAAGGGTCTTTTCAATCTATCTCTATTACCACCACAACCAAACACCGAAATTATTTTTCCATGTGGTATATCTTTGACGCTATTAAGAAGTTTATCTAAAGCATCCGGAGTATGAGCATAGTCAATGAAAACCAAAGGATTATTCAGATCACACTTTTCCATTCTTCCAGGAATTGAAGTAGTAGTATTTACTAAACTAGCAATCTCTTTTTCTGAATAATTCAATAAATACAAAACTGAAACACCTAATGAGATATTGTTTACCTGAAAAAGTCCAAAAAGATTACTCTTTAAAGTGAAATTCAATTTTCCACTAAATGTAATCTCTATTCCATTACGAGTTTGTTTATAATTCTCGATTTTTAGGAATTCATCTCTGTTTATAATGAAATGATTACTCTTATCCTCTGAAATCACTAAGTTTAAGTTAGAGCTTTTACAATCGTAAACAATTGATCCATTATCTTTAGTCAAAGAATCGAAAAGAATTGACTTTGCCTTTCCATATTCTTCCATGGATTTATGAAAGTCAAGATGATCCTGAGTAAGATTTGTAAAAAGTGAAATATCAAATTTTATATGATCAACTCTATTCATAACGAGGCTATGTGATGAAACTTCCATTACACAAAATTCGCATCCATTATCTACCATACTTGAGAAATACTTATTTAAAACAAATGAATCAGGAGTTGTATGAGTAGGAGTGAATTCCTTCTTACCATCATGATATAAAACAGTTCCGATAAGCCCACATTTCCTACCACTTTTGTTCAATGCCTTCCAAATAATATACGCCGTAGAAGTTTTCCCATTTGTACCGGTAATACCAATAAACTTTAGCTTTTTCTGTGGATTATCAAAAATTTCTGAAGAGACTGTTGTTTCAAAGGATCTCAGATTCGGAACTCTTACGTAGGTAACATTGTTTACAAAATTTTGAATATCACTCTCATGAAAAACAACTCTTGAACCATTTTTAACAGCATCGTCGATAAATCTAATACCGTCAAAAGTTGAACCTTTTACAGCAAAGAATATGAAATTTTCCTGAATTTGAGATGAGTTATTTGAAGCTCCAAAAATCTCTTTATCCTCAAAATTCACAATATCAGAATATTTGATTTTATCTAATATTTTTTGAAGTCTCATTCAAGGCATCCATAATTAATTGTTCATTGGTTTTACAGTAAAGAGTGCAAACAGGAACTGCATCATTTGAAAAGCTTTGCTTTACAATATTTCCACTTCCAATAGCAATAATTTTACCGCCAGTTTTTGAAATTACTTTAGCATACCCATCACTTAAGCTCATGCCAATTGCATTAACCTCTTCATCAATATTTCCTGCTATGTAACGTTGCTCATCTCCTGTGATTAAGACGTAGATATCTTTTTTTGAGCTATCATCACTTTTTATAATTTTTTGATCTATTATAAATTCGCCATTACCTTCAATTCTGTAACTAAAATTCATATCATTAAGTCTGTTAATTGCTTTTTCGGTTTTTATTCTCTTGAGATTCAAATCAGGAATCACTGATTTGACCTCTTTATATTCTCTGTCAATTCCATAAAAATCCTGTATTGCTGTAGCAATTTTATTGAATACCGGACCTGCTACTTTACCTCCATAGTGAACAGGTAGTGGAGAATCTACCACCACGGTAATCACATATTTAGGATCTTCGTATGGGAACATTCCAACGAAAGATGCGTCATAATATTTATCAGAATATCTTCCATCAACTACCTTTTGTGATGTACCAGTTTTGCCACAAACATGAAGACCTTCTACAAAAGCTTCTTTAGCAGTTCCTTCATCAGTAACAACTTCCGTCAGCATTTTTCTTACTCTCATAGCGGTTTCTGGAGTGATAATGTCTCGTCTAATAATTCTTGGAGAAACAATCTCTTTTGAATCATCACTATGAAGAAAAGCCTTAACAATTTGAGGTTCTAGAAGATTTCCACCATTTGCTAAAACACAATAAGCCATTGTCACCTGAAGAATTGTTGAAGAAATACCTTGCCCAAAACTCATAGTTGGTTTCGATAATGCGGACCATGAAGAAACTCTTGGTAAAATTCCTTCAGACTCCCCAGTAATATTGATATTTGTTCTGTTTCCAAAACCAAATGATCTAAGATATGTAAAAAATTTATCTTCAGTAATTCTCATTGAAGCAGACACTGTTCCTACATTACTGGATTGAGCAAGAACAGATTTAAAAGACATATTTTCAATTTTATTGTGATGGGAATCACGAATTGTCGCTCCAGCTATTTTAATTCCGGAATTACTGCAGAAAAAATAATCATCTTCTTTAACAAGGTTCTCATTTATAAGCATAGCTGCAGTTATTGACTTCATAACCGAGCCTGGTTCATAAACGTCTGTAATTGTTTTATTTTTCCTTGCAAAAGCATCATCAGATGGTTCGTTAGGGTCAAAATCGGGATAACTTGCCATCACAAGAATCTCACCTGTTTTTGGATCAGCTACAATACAAGAGGCTTTTTTTGCTTTCCACTTTTCAACACATTTTTTCAACTCATCCTGAGCTATTTTTTGAATTTTATTATCAATTGTTAAAATTACATTATCACCAGCTTCTGGTTCAGTTGAATTTTGGAAAATAGATGTCGTAATATTGTTTCTTGCAGATTTTCTCGCAAATTCATAGCCATCAACACCTGTTAGATGTTCATCTAGGGTCTTTTCAATACCCTCTTTTCCTCTGTTTTTAGAATCGACATAACCCAACACATGGCAAGCAAGTTTACCTTTCGGATAAATTCTTTCCCTGTATGATGTAAAGCTAACCCCACTGCTTTCTTTACCTGTCAGAGACTCAAAAATTTTCTCTTTAGTTACTGAGGTTATGGCTTCCTCAAGATAAACAAATCCAGATCTGTCCAATCTCTCAATATATTTATTCTTAGTTTCCCCGGTAATTGAACTGATCTTTTCAGCAAAAGAATTAACATCATCTACTACTGAAGATCTGATACCAAACTTAAAAAGTTCTCCACTGTTTTCAGCTAGAACAACTCCCCTTCTATCATAGATAATGCCCCTAGGAGCAGAAATTTTATTACTGTCAACAGCTTGATCATGGTACAATTTTGAATAGTACTCATGCTTAACAATTTGAACATCGTATAGTTTGTACACTGCAAAAAATAGTGAAAATCCCAATAAAATAATAAAAACACAAAGCCTTGTGTTGATTACTTTAATAGAATTATTTCTTTCGACGTCTTGTACAACTTGCGATGCCATCAGAACCCCAATTTAGTGTGAGCAAACCCAGAATTTGTTGAACCGTAATAAATGAAGTTATGCTTGTTGTTCATCCCATTTCTTATATGAACTTTTTTTGATATTCCATCATTACTACCTTCCATCATGCACGTAATTTCATAATCACCTTCTTCAATATTTGGAATGAAATACATTCCATCTTCATCAGTGTTTGTGATATGAATGTCACTACCTTTAAGAATCAGTCGTACGTTTTTTAAAGGAACCCCATTATCATCCTTAATAATTCCTTTCACGACTTCGGAAAGTGCACTTTTTGGGCGATATTTCATCTCAAACTCTTTCGCTTTTTTTACTTCTTGCTGATGGTTCAAATATGATAAAAATGACACAATCAGAATAGTTGCTAGAGTTATGGTGATTATTATCTGTTTCATGTTTTTTCCGTTTTATTTAAAAAGTAAGTTCTTCATTCATTAATGAAATATTTATCATAAGGTTTTGAGGAGGAAATATTCCTTTTTCATCCTTGATCTCAAATCCTTTTACTATTCTAATATTACTGCACAAATTTAGTTCTTCTTTTGCATATCTTTCAAGATCTACATAGCTAATGGTTCTATTGTATTTATCTCTCTGTGATTTCAACTCCTCCTTTAGCATTTTGATCTCTTTAATTCTGGAGAAATATATTGCGTTTTCTCTCTCTTTTGCAAGATTATTGAAACCTATTAATACTAAACAAAGTATTAGAGAAAATAGAAGTATGGAAGAATAAACTATAATATCAAATTTCAAACTTTTTGTTTTACTTTTAGCCATAAGACACTCCTGAATCAAACCTTTTCAAATACTCTCATTTTGGCACTTCTAGCTCTGGAATTGAGTTTTATCTCTTCTTCGGTTGGCTCTAAGGCTTTTCTTGTAATTTTTTTCAATATTTTAACTTTATTACAGATACAAACAGGAAATTCTTTAGGACAAACACACTCTTTCTCGCCTTCATTGATAAAATTCTTAACAATTCTATCTTCTAGAGAATGATAAGCAATCACAGCAACTCTTCCACCCGGATTTAAAATTTCCAGTACAAAATCTAGAAACCTTTTTAATTGTCCAAGTTCGTCGTTTACGTCTATGCGAATAGCTTGAAATATTCTTGCCACCGATTTTAAGGAGTGCTTTCCTGGAACACAGCTTTCAACTATGTTTTTTAATTGATTTGTTGATTTAATAGGCTCTTTTTCTCGCTGACTGATTATTCTAGATGCTATTTTTTTTGAAAATTTCTCTTCTCCGTATTCCTTAAATATTTTCACGAGATCATCGAAAGTATAATTATTGACTACGTATTCAGCATCAAAATCAGAGCCCTCCCCCATCCTCATATCTAATCTAGCGTCATCACGGAATGTAAATCCTCTTATGGCAGAATCCAATTGCCTTGAAGAAACTCCAAGATCAAGCAAGACCCCATCAAATTTTAAACCAAAATTGATTAGATCAATCTTCAAAACTTCATCAAAAGGTATATTATACATTTTGAAATTTGGAAGGTTTTCCAAATCTTTATTTCTGTTTATAGCCTCAATATCTCTATCAATCCCTACCACCAAGCCATTCTCTCCGATTGCATCCAGAAATAGTCTTGTGTGACCTCCACCACCAAGTGTACAGTCCAGTATTTTCTTATTTTCTTTAGGCTCAAGAAGCAACAGGACTTCCTTTGCCATTACAGGCACGTGATATTCCATTATAACCATATTTCTATATTTTAATTATTGTGTCTTATCCAATGTTCCACAGATCTGAGTCGTCTTCAAGTCCATTGTTATCAGTATTTCCATAACACTTGTCGAACATCTCTTTTGACCATACTTGAATTTTATCACCATCGCCTTGCAATATTAGATCTTTATCTGCTTTGATAAATTCAAGGAAACTTTTTGGGAATGCTACTCTGTCTGCCGAATCTTTTGTGGCTTCACCACAAAGATTTTTTAGGAAGGCAGTTCTTTTTGCGACATCAAGGGATCCTAAGTTTTTCTCTACGTAAAACTTTTCCCAGCTCTCTTCACTGAAAAGATAAAAAAATGTAAATTCATTTTCATCTTTAACAAATTTCTGTTTAAGAAGATGATAATTGGAACTTTCCCTGCCTTCAGAATCCATTCTTTTAAGAAACTTCTTAAAGTTTATCCTTCCGTTCGCATCGACACTGTATGGATAATTACCTGAAAACAGACTCATTCATTCCCGCACATTTTTATACATTTTCATACATTTTAACATAATTTAAACTCTATCAGCCTTGGTGTCAAGTAAATTATTAATAAAAATCAAGAGCGGAAAGATAGAATAATTCATTAGTTACAAGACAAGAATTATGCAGGCTGCAAATATTTCTGTAAATTATTTTTCTTATGCCTGCTATTATGCCTGCAATAAAAAATAATATTAATTTTGTATTTTGATAACTGTAAAAATATTATTGCAGTTTTTGCAGGTTAGAAAGTAAATTATCACCATCATGATGAAAAAAATTAAGATTGGAATAAGGAATCTTTCTGAGATTCTCTATAAAAACGGACATATTGAGAGTGGATTCTTTAGAAAAGCTGAAGCTTCTGATGGCAGGAACAATCAGAAGAAAATTCAGAAAGATCGTGGTGAAGATTATCAAACTGAAGTTCATATAATTCGAGAAGTTTTCATTGATGAAACCATGTTAACTCTAAGCGGAAGAATTGATGGAGTTGAGAAGGTTAAAGATAATTACATACTTGAAGAGATAAAA
This Candidatus Delongbacteria bacterium DNA region includes the following protein-coding sequences:
- a CDS encoding UDP-N-acetylmuramoyl-tripeptide--D-alanyl-D-alanine ligase — its product is MFKVEDLRNIENLQFSNLCGNEIISGAAIDSRKVSKGSIYFALRGRNFDGHQFVESAIRNGAVLAVVENDFPESSLPHIRTDNVIAAMGKIAQAYRKFIKGTVIGITGSNGKTTTKEMIFSVLSKKYKVSKTLGNLNNYQGLPLTLLNTPLDCEYAVIEIGTNSPGEIKYLSDILNPDIALITNIGDSHLEKLVNRFGVLDEKLEIFRNCSNNNGTVFINRGDELLAKLITKYGKTINYGTTPKCDFIFQNAEIDENGYAILEINDSIFNLNSIGITSSLNARAAYSVCKYLGVDDEIIAMGLKEFSSEGNRLRKIKILNCDIILDCYNANPSSMKASLDGFSKIKGSKSLIIGDMKELGMESKRLHETLFDDLKLSNFDTIILIGDEMRALHERHRESTFWFRSKLEAKVKVDFVIKNSEHLLVKASRSMELETLISEFAGEIVV
- a CDS encoding UDP-N-acetylmuramoyl-L-alanyl-D-glutamate--2,6-diaminopimelate ligase yields the protein MRLQKILDKIKYSDIVNFEDKEIFGASNNSSQIQENFIFFAVKGSTFDGIRFIDDAVKNGSRVVFHESDIQNFVNNVTYVRVPNLRSFETTVSSEIFDNPQKKLKFIGITGTNGKTSTAYIIWKALNKSGRKCGLIGTVLYHDGKKEFTPTHTTPDSFVLNKYFSSMVDNGCEFCVMEVSSHSLVMNRVDHIKFDISLFTNLTQDHLDFHKSMEEYGKAKSILFDSLTKDNGSIVYDCKSSNLNLVISEDKSNHFIINRDEFLKIENYKQTRNGIEITFSGKLNFTLKSNLFGLFQVNNISLGVSVLYLLNYSEKEIASLVNTTTSIPGRMEKCDLNNPLVFIDYAHTPDALDKLLNSVKDIPHGKIISVFGCGGNRDRLKRPLMGKIASENSDITIITSDNPRNENPEEIIDEIFTGISNNFETIRESDRKKAIQLAIKLARPDDLIVIAGKGHENYQEIKGVKYPFSDKEIVEELCLK
- a CDS encoding penicillin-binding protein 2, with the translated sequence MASQVVQDVERNNSIKVINTRLCVFIILLGFSLFFAVYKLYDVQIVKHEYYSKLYHDQAVDSNKISAPRGIIYDRRGVVLAENSGELFKFGIRSSVVDDVNSFAEKISSITGETKNKYIERLDRSGFVYLEEAITSVTKEKIFESLTGKESSGVSFTSYRERIYPKGKLACHVLGYVDSKNRGKEGIEKTLDEHLTGVDGYEFARKSARNNITTSIFQNSTEPEAGDNVILTIDNKIQKIAQDELKKCVEKWKAKKASCIVADPKTGEILVMASYPDFDPNEPSDDAFARKNKTITDVYEPGSVMKSITAAMLINENLVKEDDYFFCSNSGIKIAGATIRDSHHNKIENMSFKSVLAQSSNVGTVSASMRITEDKFFTYLRSFGFGNRTNINITGESEGILPRVSSWSALSKPTMSFGQGISSTILQVTMAYCVLANGGNLLEPQIVKAFLHSDDSKEIVSPRIIRRDIITPETAMRVRKMLTEVVTDEGTAKEAFVEGLHVCGKTGTSQKVVDGRYSDKYYDASFVGMFPYEDPKYVITVVVDSPLPVHYGGKVAGPVFNKIATAIQDFYGIDREYKEVKSVIPDLNLKRIKTEKAINRLNDMNFSYRIEGNGEFIIDQKIIKSDDSSKKDIYVLITGDEQRYIAGNIDEEVNAIGMSLSDGYAKVISKTGGKIIAIGSGNIVKQSFSNDAVPVCTLYCKTNEQLIMDALNETSKNIR
- a CDS encoding carboxypeptidase regulatory-like domain-containing protein; its protein translation is MKQIIITITLATILIVSFLSYLNHQQEVKKAKEFEMKYRPKSALSEVVKGIIKDDNGVPLKNVRLILKGSDIHITNTDEDGMYFIPNIEEGDYEITCMMEGSNDGISKKVHIRNGMNNKHNFIYYGSTNSGFAHTKLGF
- a CDS encoding FtsW/RodA/SpoVE family cell cycle protein, yielding MYKGIDYILIITIIILTAFGTIMVFGATTYMVPIQNEVNSFRISQIRNLLVGFSAFTITSFFPYRFLKNKYLIYTLLFSILILLSLIAFGMTGNTVKGANRWVAGIQPSEFSRLILILFFAYSLAKNRARLKEFKVGIVFYYSIALLFAILILKQPAFSAAALITMILIMMTYIAGNRFKHNLIILAVLIPVSLYAMTMESYRMNRIISFLGLNDNVEMNYQVKQALIAIGNGGLDGVGIGKSKAKEGYLPESHNDYIFAFISDETGFIGALILISVYIIMIWRISRIALLSEDFHAKLLASGVALMVFLYVVVHILINVDIFPTTGTTLPLVSYGGSSLLINLTALGIVMNIGYSSYRAKNGFSKN
- the rsmH gene encoding 16S rRNA (cytosine(1402)-N(4))-methyltransferase RsmH, which translates into the protein MPVMAKEVLLLLEPKENKKILDCTLGGGGHTRLFLDAIGENGLVVGIDRDIEAINRNKDLENLPNFKMYNIPFDEVLKIDLINFGLKFDGVLLDLGVSSRQLDSAIRGFTFRDDARLDMRMGEGSDFDAEYVVNNYTFDDLVKIFKEYGEEKFSKKIASRIISQREKEPIKSTNQLKNIVESCVPGKHSLKSVARIFQAIRIDVNDELGQLKRFLDFVLEILNPGGRVAVIAYHSLEDRIVKNFINEGEKECVCPKEFPVCICNKVKILKKITRKALEPTEEEIKLNSRARSAKMRVFEKV